A single window of Chloracidobacterium sp. DNA harbors:
- the purE gene encoding 5-(carboxyamino)imidazole ribonucleotide mutase, with the protein MPNTNPQPLVSIIMGSKSDWPTMEIASLTLSEFGVEHESKVVSAHRTPDLLFEFAKTAESRGIEVIIAGAGGAAHLPGMCASQTVLPVLGVPVESKALKGLDSLLSIVQMPAGIPVATLAIGQAGAKNAALLAIAILANSRPLLREKLHKFRSSQTDNVLNDSVG; encoded by the coding sequence ATGCCAAACACAAACCCTCAACCGTTAGTCTCGATCATTATGGGCAGTAAGTCAGATTGGCCGACGATGGAGATCGCATCGCTGACGCTAAGCGAATTTGGTGTTGAGCACGAGAGTAAGGTCGTGTCGGCCCACCGAACGCCGGATCTGCTGTTTGAGTTTGCAAAGACTGCGGAGTCGCGAGGTATTGAGGTCATAATCGCCGGTGCCGGCGGTGCGGCACATCTGCCGGGGATGTGTGCATCCCAAACCGTGCTTCCAGTACTCGGGGTGCCGGTCGAGAGCAAGGCTTTGAAGGGTCTCGACTCGCTGCTGTCCATTGTGCAAATGCCTGCCGGCATTCCGGTAGCCACACTCGCGATAGGTCAGGCGGGAGCCAAGAACGCGGCGCTACTGGCGATCGCGATCCTAGCCAATTCACGTCCTTTATTGAGAGAAAAGCTTCATAAATTCCGCTCCTCTCAGACCGATAATGTCTTAAACGATTCCGTCGGATAG
- a CDS encoding glycosyltransferase, giving the protein MRILYFLDTLGRGGAEMQALDVARNAADFGLDLTIVSGGGGSLEEDFKASGAELIQLQRHLPVDPTIVRTVRQIIRNREIQIVHGYQPVDGIHLYLASKGLKKVKNVLSFQGFIQDWKNRSAAKFLIPRMDANIAVSRGLQKWLSANHKLDTSKNFSVIYNGADPKRLAPTGSSLRPELNIGASTPLVGMVANFYRDQRKDQLTVVKAMVDVIKRFPDIHCVFAGGVEDGAEGKLTACVDICRSNNIDDRVHFLGSRDDVPNILAELDIAILSSFHEGLPVAISEAMLAGTAMIVSDIEPHLEASGDGKYAAVFPVGDADILAQRMIDLIGDNTGRDALAQKAKSYALENLSIYSHLRDLTKLYEALIENQLADLARVDPTGQ; this is encoded by the coding sequence ATGAGAATTCTATATTTCCTAGATACACTTGGGCGGGGCGGGGCGGAAATGCAGGCACTGGATGTCGCGCGAAATGCTGCAGATTTTGGCCTCGATTTGACGATCGTATCTGGCGGTGGTGGCTCGCTTGAGGAGGATTTTAAGGCTTCCGGCGCTGAGTTGATCCAACTTCAACGTCATTTGCCGGTTGATCCAACTATTGTTCGCACCGTCCGGCAAATAATCCGAAACCGGGAGATCCAGATCGTTCACGGCTACCAACCGGTGGACGGAATCCACCTATACCTTGCGTCGAAAGGGCTGAAGAAGGTCAAGAATGTTTTGAGCTTTCAGGGGTTTATACAAGATTGGAAGAATCGTTCGGCCGCCAAATTCCTGATACCCCGAATGGACGCGAATATTGCAGTCAGCCGCGGACTACAAAAATGGCTAAGTGCCAATCATAAACTTGATACATCTAAAAACTTTTCAGTGATCTATAACGGAGCCGATCCCAAGCGGCTCGCTCCAACAGGTTCTTCATTGCGGCCGGAATTAAACATTGGAGCATCGACACCGCTCGTCGGAATGGTGGCGAATTTTTACAGAGATCAACGGAAAGATCAGTTGACGGTCGTGAAGGCAATGGTGGATGTCATAAAAAGATTTCCCGATATTCATTGTGTCTTTGCCGGCGGTGTCGAGGACGGTGCTGAGGGAAAGTTGACCGCCTGTGTAGACATTTGCCGGTCCAACAATATAGACGATCGGGTCCATTTTCTGGGTAGCCGAGATGATGTTCCGAATATTTTGGCCGAACTGGATATCGCTATTCTGTCATCCTTTCACGAGGGTTTGCCGGTGGCGATCTCTGAGGCAATGCTGGCAGGTACCGCGATGATCGTCTCGGACATCGAACCCCATCTTGAAGCGTCCGGGGATGGCAAGTATGCCGCCGTGTTTCCTGTCGGCGATGCTGACATACTTGCCCAAAGAATGATCGATCTGATCGGCGATAATACTGGGCGAGACGCTTTAGCTCAAAAAGCAAAGTCGTATGCACTCGAAAATCTCAGCATCTACTCCCATCTGCGTGACTTAACGAAACTTTACGAAGCACTTATCGAAAACCAGTTGGCCGATCTCGCCCGCGTCGATCCCACCGGTCAGTGA
- the crcB gene encoding fluoride efflux transporter CrcB, with the protein MEFVIKLIAVAIGGASGAVVRYLINISPVANLFAKFPFPTFLINITGSFLIGFLLVLLTDKIDVNDNLRMAIIVGFLGALTTFSTFEMEIFGLVREREFTTAFVYMSLSVVVGFVGVVGGATLARRF; encoded by the coding sequence ATGGAGTTTGTAATCAAGTTAATTGCAGTGGCTATCGGTGGTGCGTCCGGTGCTGTGGTTCGTTACCTCATAAATATCTCGCCCGTCGCAAATCTATTTGCCAAATTTCCGTTTCCGACCTTTCTAATAAATATTACGGGGTCGTTTCTTATCGGATTTCTACTAGTTCTCCTGACGGATAAGATCGATGTCAATGACAATCTCAGAATGGCGATCATTGTCGGCTTTCTCGGAGCGCTCACCACTTTCTCGACCTTCGAAATGGAAATATTCGGGCTCGTCCGCGAACGCGAATTCACCACGGCATTTGTATATATGTCGCTGAGTGTGGTCGTTGGCTTTGTAGGAGTGGTCGGCGGAGCAACACTAGCTCGCAGGTTTTAG
- a CDS encoding TerC family protein — protein MNVIEYPYWVWIFFFVIVLSALFVDIGIVNRKSHAPSRRETITWSLIWISLALAFNAFIYSQFGGFKAKEFLTGYLIELSLSIDNLFVFLLIFAYFKVPKMYQHRVLFWGIFMALVMRMVMIFAGAELVESFSWILYGFGAFLIYTGIKMFGEDEAFEPEDSAIVKLTTRFIRISKHYDGEKFFVNIDGKRVGTLLLLVLVVINIADLVFAVDSIPAIFGITTDRFIVYTSNIFAILGLRTFFFLLVDMAEKFHFLKYGLAFVLSFIGFKMLLPLAAEGTMLILGDGSESGIAIFLKRYLHHEFEQSVINLSLGIVIGAIILAVILSLIFPPAETAAKDAQ, from the coding sequence ATGAACGTAATCGAATACCCTTACTGGGTCTGGATCTTTTTCTTCGTCATAGTCCTGTCGGCGCTGTTTGTCGATATCGGCATTGTAAACCGTAAGTCGCACGCGCCTAGCCGTAGGGAGACCATCACGTGGAGTTTGATCTGGATATCTCTCGCGTTAGCATTCAACGCTTTTATCTACTCGCAGTTTGGCGGATTTAAGGCCAAGGAGTTTCTCACAGGATATTTGATCGAATTGTCACTTTCGATCGACAATCTGTTTGTATTTCTCCTGATATTCGCATATTTCAAGGTTCCGAAAATGTATCAGCATCGCGTGCTGTTCTGGGGCATATTTATGGCCCTGGTAATGCGAATGGTGATGATATTCGCCGGAGCCGAACTTGTCGAGAGCTTTAGTTGGATACTATACGGATTTGGGGCGTTCCTAATATACACAGGCATTAAAATGTTCGGTGAGGACGAGGCATTTGAGCCCGAGGATAGTGCGATCGTAAAGCTGACGACCAGATTTATACGCATATCGAAACATTACGACGGAGAGAAGTTCTTCGTAAATATCGATGGCAAGCGAGTCGGCACTCTGCTTTTGCTTGTCCTGGTCGTCATCAACATCGCCGATCTCGTTTTTGCGGTGGACTCCATACCCGCGATCTTCGGCATTACGACCGACCGGTTTATCGTATACACGTCAAACATTTTTGCGATCCTAGGACTACGTACGTTCTTTTTTCTCTTGGTCGATATGGCTGAGAAATTTCATTTTCTTAAGTATGGCCTCGCATTTGTATTGAGTTTTATTGGGTTTAAGATGCTGCTGCCGCTTGCCGCTGAGGGGACGATGTTGATACTCGGCGATGGCAGTGAGTCGGGAATCGCTATCTTCTTAAAAAGATATCTGCATCACGAATTTGAGCAGTCAGTGATAAATCTATCGCTCGGGATCGTAATTGGTGCGATAATACTTGCTGTAATATTGTCACTGATATTTCCGCCGGCCGAGACGGCCGCAAAAGATGCTCAATAA
- a CDS encoding cation transporter gives MGADHVHRDDSRTRSKTRVLSIALVLTGIYMVVEAIGGWVSNSLALLADAGHMLTDVAAIALTLSAIWFASRPPTANKTFGYYRLEILAAFVNGIALVLLSIWVIWEAVNRWRDPGDIHGIQMSAIAFGGLIINVIAAKLLHSNHSHDLNIRGAFLHVIGDLLGSAAAIIAGVLILAFGWLWADAAGSILISLIIIIGAGRLILESVDILLEGTPSHIDLRKVESAILEIEGVSGIHDLHIWTISSGIISLSAHISHLESTAHSDLLVSIRTMVNDRFGIDHLTIQMESFDNKAEAVYVCETGIRCFEPATRSPHTH, from the coding sequence ATGGGTGCAGATCACGTACATCGAGACGATTCCCGCACGCGCTCCAAGACGCGCGTGTTGTCGATCGCATTGGTATTGACCGGAATCTATATGGTCGTCGAGGCGATCGGGGGATGGGTATCCAATTCGCTTGCGTTGTTGGCGGATGCCGGTCATATGCTGACGGACGTCGCGGCGATCGCGCTAACGCTCAGTGCGATATGGTTTGCGTCTAGGCCGCCGACCGCAAATAAGACGTTCGGCTATTATCGCCTCGAGATACTTGCAGCCTTCGTCAACGGCATTGCTCTCGTCCTGCTCTCAATTTGGGTGATTTGGGAGGCGGTAAATCGCTGGCGTGATCCGGGCGATATCCACGGGATCCAGATGTCGGCGATCGCGTTCGGCGGACTGATAATTAACGTCATCGCGGCAAAATTGCTGCATTCAAATCACTCGCACGACCTGAATATACGAGGAGCATTTCTCCACGTTATCGGCGATCTGCTGGGGTCTGCTGCAGCGATCATTGCGGGAGTTTTGATCCTGGCATTCGGATGGCTTTGGGCCGATGCGGCCGGCAGCATCCTTATCAGCCTGATCATCATTATTGGCGCGGGGCGGCTAATTCTTGAGTCGGTAGATATCTTACTCGAGGGCACACCTTCTCACATCGATCTACGAAAGGTCGAATCCGCGATACTTGAGATCGAAGGCGTGAGCGGTATCCACGACCTTCATATTTGGACGATCTCATCCGGCATCATTTCTCTATCAGCCCATATCAGTCATTTGGAATCAACCGCGCACTCGGATCTGCTGGTTTCGATCCGGACAATGGTAAATGACCGATTTGGTATCGATCATCTCACTATCCAGATGGAGAGCTTTGATAACAAAGCCGAGGCCGTCTATGTTTGCGAGACCGGCATACGGTGCTTCGAACCGGCAACTCGGAGTCCACATACCCACTAA
- a CDS encoding FecR domain-containing protein, which produces MDDNKYRKFYVEWWNVRKSTIYGLIAILVVGGAIAGGSWWASKNNWFVATQDAEMPVDAAKIISYEGEVRIIRAQTRETILVTKETWVAAGDTIQTQSDGRAIVQMIDGSVYSVRPNSTVVVRDSTSLFGGKNVRVSLNDGQLNVRTDEQPADSNNIVEVADSENRLLPQTDASFNADGNNAGEIRVSRGGVETTIGGDRTTIEQNEFAAVNSGKLSARERLLAPPRPAVPGNSSQIVDASGTGVSVLFGWQDAEAGNAASFYLQVSRSPLFASDAILVDRSGLTSREFRLAGLSPGTYYWRLRSNARSGQTTNWNDAWKFTVIKRGGSISIETSEWKADRVGGNIYFISGKTQPGMVVRSQGRETFAGPDGSFRLQISTPSAETKVEVGDDRGNRAGFVISLRTGNLLGRY; this is translated from the coding sequence ATGGACGATAATAAATACCGCAAATTTTACGTCGAATGGTGGAACGTTCGAAAAAGTACGATCTATGGGCTGATCGCGATCTTGGTCGTCGGCGGAGCCATCGCCGGCGGTTCGTGGTGGGCTTCCAAGAATAATTGGTTTGTTGCGACCCAGGATGCCGAGATGCCTGTAGACGCAGCAAAAATCATCTCATATGAGGGTGAAGTTCGGATAATAAGGGCACAAACACGCGAAACTATACTGGTAACCAAAGAGACTTGGGTTGCCGCCGGCGACACTATTCAGACACAGTCTGACGGGCGGGCGATCGTCCAGATGATCGATGGTTCAGTTTACTCCGTTCGGCCGAATAGTACGGTTGTTGTCCGGGATAGCACATCGCTTTTTGGCGGTAAAAACGTGCGCGTTTCGTTGAATGACGGTCAGCTGAACGTGAGGACCGATGAACAACCGGCAGACTCGAATAACATTGTCGAAGTAGCAGATTCCGAAAATAGACTCTTACCGCAGACTGACGCGAGTTTTAATGCAGATGGCAATAATGCCGGCGAAATTAGGGTGAGCCGCGGCGGCGTCGAGACCACGATAGGCGGAGACCGAACGACCATCGAGCAAAATGAGTTTGCGGCGGTCAATAGCGGCAAACTCTCGGCGCGTGAAAGGTTGCTCGCTCCGCCTCGGCCCGCAGTTCCAGGCAACTCGTCACAAATCGTCGACGCGTCCGGTACCGGTGTCAGCGTTTTATTTGGATGGCAAGATGCCGAGGCCGGCAATGCCGCTAGCTTTTACCTACAAGTTTCGAGGTCACCGCTATTTGCCTCTGACGCAATTTTGGTCGATCGATCTGGCCTTACGTCGCGTGAATTTCGATTGGCGGGGTTATCTCCGGGAACTTATTATTGGCGGCTAAGGTCGAATGCAAGATCCGGACAGACCACCAACTGGAACGACGCGTGGAAATTTACCGTGATCAAACGCGGTGGCAGCATCTCTATAGAAACCTCTGAGTGGAAAGCCGACCGAGTCGGAGGGAACATCTATTTTATTAGTGGAAAGACACAACCCGGAATGGTCGTACGTTCACAGGGCCGCGAAACATTTGCAGGTCCGGATGGTTCATTCCGTCTCCAAATATCGACTCCATCAGCCGAGACCAAGGTCGAGGTCGGCGATGACCGAGGAAATCGGGCCGGGTTTGTGATCTCGCTCCGAACGGGCAATCTCCTAGGTCGTTACTAG
- the larA gene encoding nickel-dependent lactate racemase: protein MSAIDLRYGNSTIVFEYDEGSFGLIDSVELPNTLSDAEIGARLDEPIGSPGIDEIINPGQSVLIVVPDATRDVGCGQVVNLIVRRLIAGGVNAFDIRLIFATGIHRKVTEAEKAAIVTPFIAQRIKMLDHDARDLMQFAVLGQTASGIPVELNRALIEHDHVILVGGVSFHYFAGFTGGRKLICPGLASTRTIAGTHKLAFDPDRLVRRDGVGLARLDGNPVHEAFVEAASAALPSFAVTTVVNEQGDIVDLYCGDWIRSHRAACDNFAKHHSVSIDDKRDLVIVSCGGYPHDVNLIQAHKALDAASQACRSGGMIILLAECRDGLGHADMPRWFEAGDSHDMAVKLSEKYQVNGQTAWSIVKKCEEFEVILVSSLAPELVKTLRMVPAATLQEAIEKTARWSNGYILSNGARTFIEVA, encoded by the coding sequence ATGTCTGCAATTGACCTCAGATACGGCAATTCCACTATAGTTTTCGAATATGACGAAGGCAGTTTCGGCCTGATCGACTCGGTCGAACTGCCGAATACTCTCAGCGATGCCGAGATCGGGGCCAGACTTGATGAGCCGATTGGATCGCCCGGTATCGACGAAATAATCAATCCGGGCCAAAGCGTTCTTATAGTGGTTCCTGATGCGACGCGCGATGTCGGTTGCGGCCAAGTGGTCAATTTAATAGTGCGGCGATTGATCGCCGGCGGCGTAAACGCATTTGATATTAGGCTGATATTTGCGACGGGTATTCACCGAAAGGTGACCGAAGCCGAAAAGGCGGCGATCGTTACCCCGTTTATTGCCCAACGTATCAAGATGCTAGATCACGATGCTCGAGATCTGATGCAATTTGCGGTTTTGGGTCAGACCGCAAGCGGCATTCCGGTCGAGTTGAACCGAGCGTTGATCGAGCACGACCACGTGATCCTGGTCGGCGGGGTTTCATTTCATTACTTTGCCGGGTTTACCGGCGGGCGAAAATTGATCTGTCCGGGCCTCGCATCAACGCGAACGATCGCCGGCACGCATAAGTTGGCGTTCGATCCTGATCGACTCGTCCGGCGTGATGGCGTTGGACTGGCCAGACTTGACGGAAATCCGGTTCACGAAGCTTTTGTTGAGGCTGCGTCTGCCGCACTGCCGTCATTCGCGGTCACTACCGTTGTCAACGAACAAGGCGACATCGTCGATTTATATTGTGGCGATTGGATCCGATCTCATCGGGCGGCGTGTGACAATTTTGCAAAACACCATAGCGTTAGTATCGATGATAAGCGTGACCTTGTAATCGTCAGTTGTGGGGGCTACCCACACGACGTCAATTTGATCCAGGCTCACAAAGCACTCGATGCCGCGTCGCAGGCTTGTCGTTCCGGTGGAATGATCATCCTGCTTGCAGAGTGTCGAGACGGGCTTGGCCACGCTGATATGCCCAGATGGTTTGAAGCAGGCGATAGTCACGATATGGCGGTCAAGTTGAGCGAAAAATATCAGGTCAACGGCCAGACCGCGTGGAGCATTGTGAAGAAATGCGAGGAGTTCGAGGTCATCCTGGTCAGTTCGCTCGCTCCTGAACTTGTAAAAACCCTTCGAATGGTTCCCGCCGCCACACTGCAGGAGGCCATAGAAAAAACCGCCCGATGGTCGAACGGCTATATTCTTTCAAATGGTGCACGAACGTTTATTGAGGTTGCTTGA
- a CDS encoding DUF1800 domain-containing protein codes for MKLHCLYLHRAIVATLLTAISFPGFATANTVRTASKPLTEDQKIFHVLNRLGFGARPGDVERVRSIGIQKYIDQQLDPGTISDSNLESKVRSLDIFDLSTAELFAKYPNPTALLRMIDGNAAQPAAQNPQQDVTEKQRQERQQKLRALYQKYDLKPANQIVPQIAANRVLRAVYSEKQLQEVMVDFWQNHFNVFSGKSAVRWYIPSYERDVLRKNALGNFKDLLIGTAQHPAMLFFLDNFESVSPNAPMPGNNQNAQRRQQLIRSGGQLGPPARERMKQQLGINDAQLDQRLKEMRDDPKPAQQRQKRGINENYARELMELHTLGVDGGYTQKDIVEVAKCFTGWTIADPRGYRRAAAGDIDGTENRRLQRLQRQSGVPDDLDSGEFYFNDRWHEKGAKTVLGQKVDEGGIKDGLKVIDILVRQPATARFIARKLAVKFVSDNPSDALVAHVADTFSRTGGDIKATLRTMFTDKEFFAPDNYRAKIKTPFELAVSSLRALGAETNAGPQFLAMLNKLGEVPYGYQAPTGYPDTAEEWVNTGALLERLNFAVAFASNRIAGTTVDLSGFNQNDKHKTLDRAIGEILDGDISAATRSTLVKQIEQPLPDVKPGKELDNVIGDVPNMRQPGQQGGQGRPARLLNPSGNPEVFKVVSLVLGTPEFQRQ; via the coding sequence ATGAAACTCCACTGTTTGTACCTGCATAGAGCAATTGTTGCGACGCTTTTGACCGCAATATCCTTTCCTGGATTCGCAACGGCAAATACCGTACGGACCGCATCAAAGCCTCTTACAGAGGATCAAAAGATCTTTCACGTATTGAATCGTCTTGGGTTCGGCGCACGGCCCGGCGATGTTGAACGGGTTAGGTCAATAGGTATTCAGAAGTACATTGATCAGCAATTGGACCCTGGTACGATCAGTGACAGTAACCTCGAGAGCAAGGTTCGAAGTTTGGATATTTTCGATCTTTCGACCGCCGAACTCTTTGCCAAGTACCCGAATCCGACCGCACTCCTGAGGATGATCGATGGTAATGCCGCTCAGCCTGCTGCTCAGAACCCACAGCAGGATGTGACTGAAAAACAACGACAGGAAAGGCAGCAGAAGCTTCGTGCCTTATACCAAAAATATGACCTCAAGCCGGCAAATCAGATCGTCCCGCAGATAGCCGCAAATCGTGTTCTCCGCGCAGTATACTCCGAAAAGCAACTGCAGGAAGTAATGGTGGACTTTTGGCAGAACCATTTTAATGTCTTTTCAGGAAAGTCTGCGGTTCGCTGGTACATACCGAGTTACGAGCGTGACGTACTCAGAAAAAATGCGTTGGGAAATTTTAAGGACCTACTGATAGGAACTGCTCAGCATCCGGCGATGTTGTTCTTTCTGGACAATTTCGAATCGGTATCGCCAAACGCTCCGATGCCCGGAAATAATCAGAATGCCCAACGACGTCAGCAATTGATTCGATCCGGCGGGCAATTGGGGCCGCCGGCTCGTGAACGTATGAAGCAGCAATTGGGGATCAATGACGCACAACTCGACCAACGGCTCAAGGAAATGCGCGACGATCCAAAGCCCGCCCAGCAACGCCAAAAGCGAGGGATAAATGAAAATTATGCCCGTGAGTTGATGGAACTTCATACCCTGGGAGTGGATGGCGGATACACCCAGAAAGATATTGTAGAGGTCGCCAAATGCTTTACCGGATGGACGATCGCCGATCCTCGTGGATACCGTCGGGCCGCGGCGGGCGATATCGATGGAACCGAAAACCGTCGATTGCAGCGACTCCAACGTCAGTCCGGAGTGCCCGATGATCTCGATAGCGGCGAATTCTATTTCAACGATCGCTGGCACGAGAAGGGTGCAAAAACTGTTTTGGGACAAAAGGTTGATGAGGGCGGCATCAAAGACGGCCTTAAGGTGATCGACATATTAGTCCGTCAGCCTGCAACCGCGCGGTTTATTGCCAGAAAGCTCGCAGTCAAATTCGTTTCCGACAATCCGAGTGATGCACTCGTCGCTCACGTCGCCGATACCTTTAGCCGAACCGGCGGTGATATCAAGGCGACGCTCAGGACTATGTTTACGGACAAAGAGTTTTTTGCACCGGACAATTACCGGGCAAAGATCAAGACTCCGTTTGAACTTGCTGTCAGCTCGCTACGGGCTCTCGGGGCAGAAACCAATGCCGGACCACAATTTTTGGCGATGCTCAACAAACTAGGCGAAGTGCCATACGGTTATCAAGCCCCCACCGGCTATCCGGATACCGCCGAGGAATGGGTAAACACTGGCGCTCTGCTCGAGCGGCTTAATTTCGCCGTTGCGTTTGCGAGCAACCGCATCGCGGGTACGACGGTTGACCTCAGCGGATTTAACCAAAATGACAAGCATAAGACTCTTGACCGAGCGATCGGTGAGATCCTAGACGGAGATATCTCGGCCGCCACCCGTAGCACGCTCGTCAAGCAGATCGAGCAACCGCTACCGGACGTCAAGCCCGGCAAGGAACTCGACAATGTGATCGGCGATGTGCCCAATATGCGACAACCCGGCCAACAGGGAGGACAGGGTCGACCAGCGAGACTACTGAATCCGAGCGGAAATCCCGAAGTTTTCAAGGTGGTGAGCCTAGTACTCGGCACGCCTGAATTCCAGCGTCAGTAA
- a CDS encoding 5-(carboxyamino)imidazole ribonucleotide synthase has protein sequence MIKPTLPNSTIGVFGSGQLGRMFAIEARKLGYRVHTYSPDSDTPTGQIADIETQGSYDDLYEIRVFAQSVDVVTFEFENVPSAAVEAAAEFVDVFPRGEVLHITQNRLREKNFLASKGFPITAFRHIKALDDLQNAVVELGTPCVLKTAGFGYDGKGQSKISSAADITAAFELLGGRDAVLEAFVDFEKELSVVCARDQRGTFAHFGVIENEHANHILDVSFAPAVVDSTTFERAIEITRNIADTMGYVGTLCVEFFLTRDGLLLVNELAPRPHNSGHLTFDACVTSQFEQQLRAVCGLPLGSTDFYRPAAMANVLGNVWENGEPDWATALNNPAVKLHLYGKGEPRPGRKMGHITSLSENAAGAIRSVRHARESLKPAS, from the coding sequence GTGATAAAACCAACTCTTCCTAACTCAACTATCGGGGTTTTTGGCAGCGGGCAACTCGGGCGGATGTTCGCAATTGAGGCGCGCAAGCTCGGCTATCGGGTTCATACTTACTCGCCGGACAGTGACACGCCTACGGGCCAGATCGCCGATATCGAAACACAAGGTTCATACGACGACCTTTATGAAATAAGGGTGTTTGCCCAAAGCGTCGATGTTGTGACCTTTGAGTTTGAAAATGTACCGTCCGCCGCAGTCGAAGCCGCCGCCGAATTTGTCGACGTATTTCCGCGTGGTGAGGTATTGCACATCACTCAGAATCGACTCCGTGAAAAAAACTTTTTGGCCTCCAAAGGCTTCCCGATCACAGCATTTCGCCATATCAAGGCCCTTGATGATCTGCAAAATGCCGTCGTAGAGTTGGGCACGCCATGCGTCTTGAAAACTGCTGGATTCGGATATGACGGCAAAGGACAGAGCAAGATAAGTTCCGCCGCAGATATTACGGCTGCATTTGAATTACTGGGCGGTCGCGATGCGGTGCTCGAGGCATTTGTAGATTTTGAAAAAGAATTATCGGTCGTCTGCGCCCGCGATCAACGGGGCACTTTTGCCCACTTTGGCGTTATCGAAAATGAGCACGCCAATCATATTCTAGATGTTTCATTCGCACCGGCCGTCGTGGATTCGACTACGTTTGAGCGAGCAATCGAAATTACTCGAAACATCGCTGATACGATGGGATATGTCGGTACGCTCTGCGTCGAATTCTTTTTGACGCGCGACGGTCTTCTCTTGGTCAATGAACTGGCCCCGCGCCCGCATAACTCGGGACACCTGACGTTTGACGCCTGTGTAACTTCGCAATTTGAGCAGCAGTTACGGGCAGTATGCGGATTGCCACTTGGGTCGACCGATTTTTACCGGCCGGCCGCAATGGCAAATGTACTCGGCAATGTTTGGGAAAACGGCGAACCCGATTGGGCAACTGCGCTCAATAACCCTGCTGTTAAATTACACCTCTACGGTAAGGGTGAGCCAAGGCCCGGACGAAAGATGGGTCACATAACGTCGCTATCAGAAAATGCGGCCGGTGCGATACGATCCGTTCGACACGCCCGCGAATCCCTAAAACCTGCGAGCTAG
- a CDS encoding GAF domain-containing protein, translated as MSESLQFTQNADRATVYAEITPQIEALISSETDIIANLANIAAVLKQAFGFFWVGFYIEKDGDLVLGPFQGPLACTRIRPDQGVCGHAYATRETVIVPDVDKFPGHIACASASKSEIVVPVFGKDGEVFGVLDVDSDRLDDFSEIDVTGLGRVVKYVEAVVEHGRLQT; from the coding sequence ATGTCCGAATCGCTCCAATTTACTCAGAACGCGGATCGAGCAACGGTCTATGCTGAGATCACACCACAGATCGAAGCACTGATTAGTAGCGAGACCGATATAATTGCGAACTTGGCAAATATCGCGGCAGTGCTCAAGCAGGCGTTCGGTTTTTTCTGGGTCGGTTTCTACATTGAAAAAGATGGCGATCTTGTGCTCGGGCCTTTTCAAGGGCCGCTGGCCTGCACGCGCATCAGACCTGACCAGGGAGTTTGCGGTCACGCGTACGCGACACGCGAAACCGTCATCGTGCCTGATGTAGATAAATTTCCGGGTCATATTGCTTGTGCCTCGGCATCGAAGTCGGAAATTGTCGTTCCCGTTTTCGGTAAGGACGGAGAGGTTTTCGGCGTACTTGACGTGGACAGCGATAGATTGGATGATTTTTCCGAGATCGACGTGACTGGATTGGGCCGTGTGGTGAAATATGTTGAGGCCGTCGTCGAACACGGTCGACTTCAAACTTAA